A stretch of the Nothobranchius furzeri strain GRZ-AD chromosome 5, NfurGRZ-RIMD1, whole genome shotgun sequence genome encodes the following:
- the zbtb32 gene encoding zinc finger and BTB domain-containing protein 16-A, with protein sequence MIQINNTQYFHFLQQANALRRSGVLCDAFISVQSQTFRAHRLVLACASRTLAQQLAQGGDIDSPVHCTLDYFLPHTFQQVLDFTYTQALEVSVKDLHLLLKAAQLLEMQMLADQCRKQLEILETRGEDQTEEREDVKEFKDQKLKQNLIHEDKIQDASPPVEKAGVDPPDVDSPNANNLLKSPRKKPRLSPISATLCSKDSVFTRPTTSGSSFTSPWTLHKNVWESEMRLNTLRRIAENYSNLVSAHNLQSSNSSSFVYPLSLSTPSVLPFFSSRFQSPLQNSTEGYPRFHPHYTQNLYSGSSRVGSMIKRGLLKRKKSNPSQTAETSFSEEPKQTKGAKDCRDGSMRLLSDPVLQASGKNCAGYQFGGRDVREQHETETRGQRRGEKPYQCKHCPKKFSLKHQLDTHHRVHTGEKPFECRLCGQRSRDYSAMIKHLRTHGGAAPYQCTMCLEFCSSLVAMQRHVKSHAAQDFPPNWSINSTYLYISHI encoded by the exons ATGATccaaatcaacaacacacaatacTTCCACTTCCTGCAGCAGGCAAATGCCTTACGACGATCGGGGGTGCTCTGTGACGCCTTCATCTCGGTGCAGAGTCAAACCTTTAGGGCTCATCGGCTCGTTCTGGCCTGCGCCAGCAGGACCTTAGCTCAGCAGCTGGCCCAAGGAGGAGACATAGACAGCCCAGTCCACTGCACTCTGGACTACTTTTTACCTCACACCTTCCAGCAAGTTCTGGACTTCACCTACACCCAAGCACTGGAAGTGTCTGTGAAAGACCTGCATCTGCTGCTCAAAGCTGCTCAGCTGTTGGAAATGCAGATGCTGGCGGATCAGTGCCGCAAGCAGCTCGAGATTCTGGAAACCAGAGGGGAGGACCAAACTGAAGAAAGGGAAGACGTCAAAGAGTTTAAAGATCAGAAGCTAAAACAGAATTTGATTCATGAGGACAAAATCCAAGATGCATCTCCACCGGTGGAGAAAGCAGGTGTTGATCCCCCAGATGTTGATTCTCCAAATGCAAACAATCTGTTAAAATCTCCAAGAAAGAAGCCAAGACTGTCCCCGATTTCTGCAACACTGTGTAGCAAAGATAGTGTCTTCACCAGACCTACAACCAGCGGCTCATCGTTCACGTCTCCATGGACGCTCCACAAAAACGTCTGGGAATCTGAGATGCGTCTGAACACACTGAGGAGGATAGCAGAAAACTATTCCAACCTGGTTTCAGCTCACAACCTTCAGTCCTCAAACTCGTCCTCCTTTGTTTACCCCTTGTCCCTGTCTACACCAAGCGTGCTTCCTTTCTTCAGTTCCCGTTTCCAAAGTCCTCTTCAGAACTCTACAGAGGGCTACCCACGCTTCCATCCCCACTACACACAGAACCTGTACAGTGGAAGCTCGCGGGTGGGCAGCATGATCAAACGCGGCCTGCTGAAAAGGAAAAAATCAAATCCAAGCCAAACAGCAGAGACGAG TTTTTCTGAAGAGCCGAAACAAACCAAAGGAGCCAAGGACTGCCGGGACGGTAGCATGAGACTCCTCAGTGATCCAGTGCTGCAGGCGTCTG GTAAAAACTGTGCTGGATATCAGTTTGGTGGAAGAGACGTTCGCGAGCAACACGAAACAGAGACCAGAGGACAACGCAGGGGAGAAAAACCATACCAGTGCAAACACTGCCCCAAGAAGTTTAGTCTGAAACATCAGCTAGACACGCACCATCGTGTTCACACCG GAGAAAAACCATTCGAGTGTCGTCTCTGTGGTCAACGCTCACGGGACTATTCGGCTATGATCAAGCACCTGCGGACACACGGCGGGGCGGCACCCTACCAGTGCACCATGTGTCTGGAGTTCTGCAGCAGCCTGGTGGCCATGCAGAGACACGTCAAGAGCCACGCAGCGCAGGACTTCCCCCCCAACTGGAGCATCAACAGCACCTACCTGTACATCTCTCACATATGA